A genome region from Streptomyces sp. S4.7 includes the following:
- a CDS encoding transposase has protein sequence MAAPRKYSLELRERAVRMYRASDPKPQIKKLAVDLGVHPEALRGWIRQAEADAGERDDRLTTDEHAELVALRKENAQLKRANDVLRTASAFFAAQLDPTRPR, from the coding sequence ATGGCTGCCCCCAGAAAGTACTCACTGGAGTTGCGTGAGCGTGCGGTGCGGATGTACCGCGCGTCGGATCCGAAGCCGCAGATCAAGAAGCTGGCCGTCGACCTTGGCGTCCACCCCGAGGCCCTGCGGGGCTGGATCCGGCAGGCCGAGGCCGATGCCGGCGAGCGGGATGACCGGCTGACTACCGACGAACACGCCGAGCTGGTGGCACTGCGGAAGGAGAACGCCCAGCTCAAGCGGGCGAACGACGTGCTGCGGACGGCCTCGGCGTTTTTCGCGGCGCAACTCGACCCGACCCGGCCCAGGTGA